The sequence below is a genomic window from Pseudorca crassidens isolate mPseCra1 chromosome 7, mPseCra1.hap1, whole genome shotgun sequence.
AGCCTGGGCCGGGGGCCACCACATCAGGACCTTTTGAGAACATGTGGAGTGGgggatggaggagagaggaagtCCCAGGTGGGAGCCCTGGGCAACCAGTGCCTCAGAGTCTGGGAAGAGGGGGGTGGGGCCGGGGCATGGGAGGAGGGACGCCACTGTAGGTGCTGCGGAGAAGTCACCTGAGGTGAGGGCACGTGGGGCCTCGGGAAGGCTCtttggagaggaagagagagtccCGGCGGCGGTGAGCAGAAGAGTGAATGGGGCGGGGGCTGCAAGAGGACGGTCTCGCAGCCCCGGCTCTCGGCCCAGGCCAGCGGGTCTGTGCCCTCAGGGTTCCCTCCGAGGCCTGGCTGCCTCCTGCTCCGGCATGTCACGCTTGCAGCCTGGGGCACCCCCTGCCTTTCTGGTCCCCCAGCCCCCCCAGGGGGTGGGGCTCAGCTGTAAAGCCTCAAAGGTGATGATAATGACAAGGATGGGAGCTAGACAAGCAGCACCGGGTGGGACGCTGTCCGGACGTCACGTTTAAGTGTCCAGATGTCCGTGTGGGTCCACTCTGTTAGGCACCCCGCGCGGCCAGGTGGAGGTTCAGAGGGGTAAACCGCTTGCCTGAGACATGGAGTGGCCTGCAGCCCAGCCTGCCCTGCTCGCCCACCCTCACCCTCCCACTGCCGGCGGCTGTCACTCCTGGGACAGCGTCCCCGCTGCCGTCATCATGGTGAGGGCTGCAGACTGTACCAGCCCTGGGCTTGCCGTGCCCCCCGTgcaggggcccagggctgggggagcgCATGAGAAAGGGCGGGTGGAGGTGGCCACGAGGGGCTGGTTCACACTGGCCTTGGTGGGTGTCCGGCAGGTTCATGGAGCCGTATATCTTCGGGAGCCGCTTGGACCAGGACATCATTGACCTGGAACAGACGGCAACGCACCTGCAGCTGGCCTTGAATTTCATGGCCCATGTGGCCTATCGCGAGGGCATCATCCTGTTTGTGAGCCGCAGTCGGCAGTTCTCACACCTGATCGAGAACGTGGCCCGGGACTGCGGGGAATACGCCCATACCCGCTACTTCAAGGGCGGCCTGCTGACCAACGCACCTCTCCTCCTGGGCCCCAGCGTCCGCCTGCCAGACCTCATCATCTTTCTGCACACGCTCAACAACGTCTTTGAGCCCCACATAGCCGTGAGGGACGCGGCCAAGATGAACATCCCCACTGTGGGCATCGTGGACACCAACTGCAACCCATCCCTCATCACGTACCCCGTCCCGGGCAATGACGACTCGCCCCCGGCCGTCCAGCTCTTCTGCAGGCTCTTCCAGACCACCATCAACCGGGCCAAAGAGAAGCGCAAGCAGGTCGAGGCCCTGTACCGACTGCAGGGCCAGGAGGGCGCCAAGGGCCGCGGTGCAGCCGACCCTCCTTCCCCGGGAGTGCAGGCCAAGCTGGGCTTGGGTCATTCCCCTTGACCTGCCCGCTCTTCTCCCGAGTGAAACAGCAGCCGAGTCTGTTCTG
It includes:
- the MRPS2 gene encoding small ribosomal subunit protein uS2m — encoded protein: MVPGLVLPRLLGAGVRRWPLQLHLVQTATPGPVGPSGRTLGSAVASAAREPERSSDLNERILSEPLKHLDFFNVKELFSVRSLFDARVHLGHKAGCRHRFMEPYIFGSRLDQDIIDLEQTATHLQLALNFMAHVAYREGIILFVSRSRQFSHLIENVARDCGEYAHTRYFKGGLLTNAPLLLGPSVRLPDLIIFLHTLNNVFEPHIAVRDAAKMNIPTVGIVDTNCNPSLITYPVPGNDDSPPAVQLFCRLFQTTINRAKEKRKQVEALYRLQGQEGAKGRGAADPPSPGVQAKLGLGHSP